AGGCGGACTGGAAACATGAATTGACGACATACAAAAAGGTGCTCAGTGGTGCCTGGAGCAAATATGCCACCGACCCGGAGCCGGCAGGCTGGAAACACTTCGTCGATACGGAAATACGCGGGTTCCGCGCGCCTTACCTTTCGGAAAGTCCGGCGCTGCTTTCAGCGTTGAAGGACAAGGGCTATGTCTTCGACGGCAGCGGTGTATCGCGCGGTCCGGCTCTGCCGCTGCATGCCGGCGGTCTTTATCAATTCGGCCTGCCGACGATCGACGAGGGGCCGAAAAACAAGCCGGTCATCGCCATGGACTATAACCTCTTCGTGCGCCATTCCGGGGCAGTGGAGCGCCCCGATCACCTGGACGAGTTCGAGAACCGAGCCTACGATGCCTTCAAGGGCGCCTTCGAGCGCCAGTATGAGGGAAAGCGCATTCCGTTCCAGATCGGCCTGCACTTCACGCTGATGAATGGCGATGCCTATTGGCGCGCGCTGGAGCGTTTCACCAGCGAGGTTTGCGTCAAGGCCGACGTGCGCTGCACGACCTATAGCGAGTATCTGAAGGAGACCGGCGG
This is a stretch of genomic DNA from Phyllobacterium zundukense. It encodes these proteins:
- a CDS encoding polysaccharide deacetylase yields the protein MRSICTVLAASLAFSLSVPALATSGVELRGSIGAKPQYVLISFDNSGSNALWDRSRALAQRSNARFTYFLSCVFLIDRDDRKSYQAPNEPAGRSNIGFATSKEDIAQRLDNIWRARNEGNEIASHACGHFDGKTWSKADWKHELTTYKKVLSGAWSKYATDPEPAGWKHFVDTEIRGFRAPYLSESPALLSALKDKGYVFDGSGVSRGPALPLHAGGLYQFGLPTIDEGPKNKPVIAMDYNLFVRHSGAVERPDHLDEFENRAYDAFKGAFERQYEGKRIPFQIGLHFTLMNGDAYWRALERFTSEVCVKADVRCTTYSEYLKETGGAMPVAGAELVKPAAGGGI